The genomic segment GGAATGCAGCCAGCGATCCACTCGCTCTTGCCAGCCTTCAACGGTATGAATCCAGCTGTCGTTAATAAACATCACCCCACCCGGACAGGGCGGGTAACCAAAATCCAGCAATGCCTGATGTAATTGTTGCAGCAGGGGTAATACCGCTTCGCGGTCGTGTTCGTTATCCAGAATAATGGCGTTGTCCTGATCGGTTTTGAGGATCTGCTCGCCGCGCCCCTCACTACCCAAGACCAGAATACAAACCGACTGGCGCAAACGTTGCGGAAAGACCAGTTCGAACGCCTTGAATATCAGCCGCCGGTTGAGCGTGGTCACCAGCTCCATCAGTGCGGTGATTTTCACACCTTGGCCATTCAGGGTTTCGATCAGGGTTTCCACCCGTTTCGCCGCTACGACCAGTTCTTTCAGCGACTTGGCCTGATCGATTCGCATGGCGATGATGTGCGAGTGGGTAGAAAAGGTACTGAGCATATCCATCAGCTCCAGCAAGCCGACGATCTGGCCTTCCTTGCGCACCACTACCCGTTCGATTTTATGCTGGGTCATTTTGAGCAGGGCGCTGAACAAAAACTCGCCATACTCAACGCCGATCAGGTTGAACTGGGCGATGTCGGCGGCGCGAGTCTGTTTGGTCTTGTCGCCAATCAGGGTCGCCTTGATCAGATCCGTGCCGGTCAGAATGCCGATGTCCTGGCCGTTACGAACCAGCAGGGCATCGTGTTTTTTCTCGAACATCAACGCCGCAACGCGTGCCAGACTGGTTTGGGCCGAGACATACACCGGCGGACGAATCACATCGTCATCCACCCGCGACAGAATAAATTCCGACACGCTGGAGTCCTGGCGCTCCACCATCGACTGCTGGGTGCCGAGGTCGGTATTAAAATAGATGGAAAAATCGCCCGACTGCTCCAGCAACTGGATAAAATCGTCAGCCCGCAACAAGTAGCACAGCGTTTCTTCCACCGCCGCGAAGGTATGTTTGCAACTCTTTTCCAGTACCGCACGGACGTCAAACAAGTCTTCCTTGCCGTATTGGGAGAATACCTGACCACTTTCAGGGTCACGCTCTTCCACCACTCCTTTGTAAATAATGTAGATACCGGGAGCCTGATCACCCTGTTGCAGAATCGGTGCGCCAGCATTAAAAAACACCAGATCAAGACGGCTGGTCAGCCAATCGAGTTGATCAGCATCAAGAAAAGAAAATGGCGGCTGG from the Candidatus Thalassolituus haligoni genome contains:
- a CDS encoding DUF294 nucleotidyltransferase-like domain-containing protein, with protein sequence MTIQINLNQPPFSFLDADQLDWLTSRLDLVFFNAGAPILQQGDQAPGIYIIYKGVVEERDPESGQVFSQYGKEDLFDVRAVLEKSCKHTFAAVEETLCYLLRADDFIQLLEQSGDFSIYFNTDLGTQQSMVERQDSSVSEFILSRVDDDVIRPPVYVSAQTSLARVAALMFEKKHDALLVRNGQDIGILTGTDLIKATLIGDKTKQTRAADIAQFNLIGVEYGEFLFSALLKMTQHKIERVVVRKEGQIVGLLELMDMLSTFSTHSHIIAMRIDQAKSLKELVVAAKRVETLIETLNGQGVKITALMELVTTLNRRLIFKAFELVFPQRLRQSVCILVLGSEGRGEQILKTDQDNAIILDNEHDREAVLPLLQQLHQALLDFGYPPCPGGVMFINDSWIHTVEGWQERVDRWLHSGKSDAMMNMAIFMDGEPVCGNPELFWPIKASWQLETLRSSIVSARFAKSALQFETPLTFLGNIREDHGKIDIKKGAIFPLVHGVRALAFEHAIDECNSLERLAILTEKGVLDSETAQGLRDALVFFLRVRLRQQLESETPNRGLSQQLDINQLRSVDRNMLRHALHRVKKFKQQLVQHFHLENF